The Lonsdalea populi genome window below encodes:
- a CDS encoding glycosyltransferase family protein, with translation MDILDGLVIVNDGHLFSEFHEITQTLINNPENLGVGKSKNIALRYLHERNVDHFFLIDDVYNKKIGVRAIYSGVEDRWHSTFHVQSGDPRLSR, from the coding sequence ATGGATATTTTGGATGGGTTGGTTATCGTGAATGACGGCCATCTTTTCTCCGAGTTTCATGAGATCACGCAGACGCTGATTAATAACCCCGAAAACCTGGGAGTGGGGAAAAGTAAAAACATTGCCCTGCGCTATTTACATGAACGCAACGTCGACCATTTTTTCTTGATTGATGATGTCTATAACAAAAAAATCGGTGTTCGAGCGATATATTCAGGCGTCGAAGATCGGTGGCATTCAACATTTCATGTCCAGTCAGGCGACCCCCGCCTGTCTCGATGA